A genome region from uncultured Fibrobacter sp. includes the following:
- a CDS encoding AAA family ATPase translates to MQFVQREKEKKKLLDAYQAMRQSGRQQLRFVIGEAGTGKTVLINQFLDEISATTDQTIIVSSSCNVQSDYNIPYQPFKELLKQLLKDVDEEDSKDSEKEKFKEVFRFCARTVFEHAPDLLGNFIPGTSIISAIGQNLFQEKEKEPARSIDESKILVQYVDAVRSIAEKYRLVLIVDNLQWIDPSSVNLLYQLVIGLKNSPVMIIGSYRSTDIDIIVGGEKHLLNKLITEVKISLGNVFVDLDKVSEADRRELMDRMLDSNRNILDGHFRNKLFERTNGNPLFINELMNLLIEKGMVVSKNDGVWSNNANLDWDSYPVRIEGIIQERIGRLEDSLVEVLSYASVQGYTFIAQVLSKTMDMPERNILMTLSKILQKQHHLVTEDDCIRCSQGIVSKFNFSSYIFQQYLYQELSQTQRMMLHSDIARILEDYFKDNIEEAAGDIARHYEMSEEYDKAVKYIRITVDSMMRLSAYGKAATLIKKALGFLKDMPQSSETRRETLYFTVRLCICYRDIKGWGDPEVEWLYDQAWNLCVEKQDFENIDIVIVLFGKWTIYLVKLDLDQCLQQVQKNLEIADKYGNRMLHLNSLISAANTYFWLGDLEKTCEYGELFLSEAAMDGAGDGAPALDSLFANMFLMLAEQLQGKKEEAELRYHQIQGDKAKNKDAFYQVVAGQALCWYNWGEEDWDALHGQASELMQTAEKYNFCFYYGIAKMFYGAALYEKSDNEVNAENIIKDGYRILTESSKSSPTAMHSLYGLILGEFYRKSGNRNELETFIDAVIQTAEAHNERVYLEKLHKLKEVNHD, encoded by the coding sequence ATGCAATTTGTACAACGTGAAAAAGAAAAAAAGAAACTGTTGGATGCGTATCAGGCCATGCGACAGTCCGGCCGACAGCAACTGAGATTCGTCATAGGCGAGGCTGGAACCGGGAAAACAGTCCTGATTAACCAATTTCTCGATGAAATTTCCGCTACCACGGACCAAACGATTATTGTTTCAAGCAGCTGCAATGTACAGTCCGATTACAATATACCCTACCAGCCGTTCAAGGAACTGCTCAAGCAGTTGTTGAAAGACGTCGACGAGGAAGACTCCAAGGATTCCGAAAAGGAAAAATTCAAGGAGGTCTTCCGTTTCTGCGCTAGGACGGTATTCGAGCATGCTCCCGACCTGCTGGGGAACTTCATTCCCGGGACGTCCATCATTTCTGCGATAGGCCAGAACCTTTTCCAGGAAAAGGAGAAGGAACCGGCGCGCTCCATAGACGAGTCAAAAATTCTCGTGCAATATGTCGATGCCGTACGCTCCATTGCGGAGAAATACCGTCTGGTATTGATAGTGGACAATCTTCAATGGATAGACCCGTCCTCCGTGAATCTGCTCTACCAGCTCGTAATCGGCCTCAAGAACAGCCCTGTGATGATAATCGGCAGCTACCGAAGTACGGACATCGACATTATCGTGGGCGGGGAAAAACACTTGTTGAACAAGCTGATTACGGAGGTGAAAATCAGCCTGGGCAATGTCTTTGTCGACTTGGACAAGGTCTCCGAAGCTGATCGTCGCGAACTGATGGATAGGATGTTGGATTCGAACAGGAATATTCTCGATGGTCATTTTCGCAACAAACTTTTCGAGCGTACCAATGGCAACCCTCTTTTCATAAACGAACTCATGAACCTGTTGATTGAAAAGGGGATGGTCGTTTCCAAAAATGACGGGGTATGGTCGAACAATGCGAACCTTGATTGGGATTCCTATCCTGTCCGCATAGAAGGTATCATCCAGGAACGAATCGGTCGTCTGGAGGATTCTCTCGTGGAGGTTCTCTCGTATGCAAGCGTCCAGGGCTACACATTCATAGCGCAGGTCCTTTCCAAGACCATGGATATGCCTGAACGCAACATTCTCATGACACTTTCAAAAATCCTGCAAAAACAGCACCATCTGGTAACCGAGGACGACTGTATCCGTTGCAGCCAGGGGATTGTCTCGAAATTCAATTTCTCGAGCTACATCTTCCAGCAGTATCTCTATCAGGAACTGAGCCAAACCCAGCGAATGATGCTCCATAGTGACATCGCGCGCATTCTTGAGGACTACTTCAAGGACAACATCGAAGAGGCCGCTGGAGACATCGCACGTCATTACGAGATGTCCGAGGAGTACGATAAGGCGGTAAAATACATTAGGATAACCGTCGACAGCATGATGCGCCTTTCCGCTTATGGCAAGGCCGCCACGCTGATAAAAAAAGCCCTGGGCTTTTTGAAGGACATGCCCCAAAGTAGCGAAACGCGACGTGAAACCCTGTATTTCACAGTCCGGCTCTGTATCTGCTACAGAGACATAAAAGGATGGGGCGACCCGGAAGTGGAATGGCTCTATGACCAGGCCTGGAATCTTTGTGTAGAAAAACAGGACTTCGAAAACATCGATATCGTCATCGTGCTTTTCGGCAAATGGACAATTTACCTCGTGAAACTTGATTTGGACCAGTGCCTGCAACAAGTGCAAAAGAACCTTGAGATTGCAGACAAGTACGGGAACCGCATGCTGCACCTGAACTCGCTCATATCCGCGGCGAATACCTATTTCTGGCTGGGGGACCTCGAGAAGACTTGTGAATACGGCGAGTTGTTTTTGAGCGAAGCTGCAATGGACGGTGCGGGTGACGGCGCTCCGGCTCTCGACAGCCTGTTTGCCAACATGTTCCTGATGCTGGCGGAGCAGTTGCAAGGGAAAAAGGAAGAGGCGGAATTGCGCTACCACCAGATACAGGGCGACAAGGCCAAAAACAAGGATGCATTTTACCAGGTCGTGGCGGGGCAGGCTCTTTGCTGGTACAACTGGGGCGAGGAAGACTGGGATGCTCTCCATGGGCAGGCCAGCGAACTGATGCAGACTGCGGAAAAGTACAATTTCTGCTTCTATTACGGAATTGCCAAAATGTTCTACGGCGCTGCTCTTTACGAAAAAAGCGACAACGAAGTAAATGCTGAAAATATCATAAAGGATGGTTACCGGATATTGACTGAATCTAGCAAGTCGTCCCCGACCGCGATGCATTCGCTTTACGGCCTGATTCTCGGCGAGTTCTACCGCAAAAGCGGCAACAGGAACGAGCTCGAAACCTTTATCGACGCCGTGATTCAAACAGCCGAGGCGCACAACGAACGTGTTTACCTGGAAAAATTACATAAACTAAAGGAGGTCAATCATGACTGA
- a CDS encoding 8-oxo-dGTP diphosphatase encodes MINTTLCYIEQDGKYLLLHRVKKKNDINKDKWIGIGGKFMEWESPEDCIRRECLEETGLTLIRPKYRGIVTFISDGMDQTEFMHLFTATEFSGELKECDEGNLEWVDKAKVRELPHWDGDLIFLALLERGEPFFSLKLTYVGSTLTEALLNEEKVTLSDFVDEDRA; translated from the coding sequence ATGATTAACACCACTCTCTGCTATATCGAACAAGACGGCAAATACCTGCTGTTGCACCGCGTCAAGAAGAAGAACGACATCAACAAGGACAAGTGGATTGGTATCGGCGGAAAGTTCATGGAATGGGAATCCCCGGAAGACTGCATCCGCAGGGAATGCCTCGAAGAAACAGGCCTCACCCTGATTCGGCCCAAGTACCGCGGTATTGTCACCTTCATCAGCGACGGCATGGACCAGACGGAATTCATGCACCTGTTCACGGCTACGGAATTCTCGGGGGAACTCAAGGAATGCGACGAGGGGAACCTGGAATGGGTCGACAAGGCGAAGGTCCGCGAACTCCCCCACTGGGACGGCGACCTGATTTTCCTCGCCCTGCTCGAAAGGGGCGAACCGTTCTTCTCGCTCAAGCTGACCTACGTGGGGAGCACCCTGACCGAAGCCCTCTTGAACGAGGAAAAAGTCACGCTTTCGGACTTTGTAGACGAAGACAGGGCTTAA
- a CDS encoding sodium-translocating pyrophosphatase, producing the protein MTIPSYWYFVPVAAILALCMAYNFFKKMIKQPSGTDKMRSIARYVRMGAYAYLRRQYKTVSIVFVALFLIFVALAFFKIQNPFVPVAFLTGGFFSGLCGFLGMKTATYASARTAQGAISSLNQGLVIAFRSGAVMGLVVVGFGLLDISAWFFALNYIYDNNVFGFGADIAAKLSLGGWSDALINNDAWRHGKMVEITTTMLTFGMGASLQALFARVGGGIYTKAADVGADLVGKVEAGIPEDDPRNPATIADNVGDNVGDVAGMGADLYESYCGSILATAALGAALPGVGLTYVISPMLVAAIGIVLSIVGIFMVRTKEDADTKSLLRSLLTGTLGSSILVLITLFVLVKLDFISLGIFGSVLSGLAAGVLIGQFTEYYTSDAYKPTRGIAGQAKLGAATTIIDGISVGMFSTGLPVVTIVIGIIAAFGCAGGFQNMAMGLYGVGFAAVGMLSTLGITLATDAFGPIADNAGGNAEMAGLDEKVRARTDELDQLGNTTAATGKGFAIGSAALTAMALLASYVEEIKIWIGHLASSAEGVWRVGSVAFVNHADDLLKVVGNVPGVKLLDEGTRAISANGDLIGMVASRVNYTDFMHVYNLNLMNPMLLGGLFIGAMMGFIFCALTIKAVGRAASAMVEEVRRQFREIPGIMEGTGQPDYARCVEISTVGAQREMVLPSLIAVVVPVVVGLFMGVAGVFGLLVGGLASGFALATMLNNAGGAWDNAKKFVEKGNYGGKGSETHKSAVVGDTVGDPFKDTAGPSLNILIKLMTMVSVVFAGVIARFGGFLF; encoded by the coding sequence ATCACGATTCCAAGCTATTGGTATTTCGTTCCTGTTGCGGCCATTTTGGCCTTGTGCATGGCTTACAACTTCTTCAAGAAAATGATAAAGCAACCGTCCGGCACCGACAAGATGCGATCCATTGCTCGGTATGTTCGTATGGGTGCCTACGCTTATCTGAGGCGGCAGTACAAGACGGTGTCGATTGTATTTGTCGCGCTCTTCCTCATTTTCGTGGCACTTGCCTTCTTCAAAATCCAGAATCCGTTCGTGCCGGTGGCCTTCCTTACGGGTGGCTTCTTTAGCGGGCTTTGCGGTTTTCTGGGCATGAAAACGGCCACCTATGCGAGCGCCCGTACGGCGCAGGGGGCGATTTCCAGCTTGAATCAGGGCCTTGTTATCGCGTTCCGTAGCGGTGCCGTGATGGGCCTTGTCGTGGTGGGTTTTGGCTTGCTCGACATTTCGGCTTGGTTCTTCGCGCTCAACTACATCTACGACAACAATGTGTTCGGTTTCGGTGCGGATATCGCCGCCAAGCTTTCGCTAGGCGGCTGGTCGGATGCGCTTATCAATAACGATGCATGGCGTCACGGCAAGATGGTCGAAATTACGACGACAATGCTCACGTTCGGCATGGGTGCGTCGCTCCAGGCGCTCTTCGCGCGTGTGGGCGGCGGCATTTACACGAAGGCGGCGGATGTCGGCGCCGACCTTGTCGGCAAGGTGGAAGCCGGTATCCCGGAAGACGACCCGCGCAACCCGGCGACGATTGCGGACAATGTGGGCGACAACGTCGGCGATGTGGCCGGCATGGGCGCCGACCTCTACGAATCCTATTGCGGTTCCATACTCGCGACGGCGGCGTTGGGTGCTGCACTGCCGGGTGTCGGGCTGACCTACGTGATTTCCCCGATGCTCGTTGCTGCCATTGGTATTGTTCTCTCGATTGTTGGAATTTTCATGGTGCGAACCAAGGAAGATGCCGACACCAAGTCGCTGCTGCGTTCGCTTTTGACGGGGACGCTCGGCTCGTCTATCCTGGTGCTGATTACCCTCTTTGTGCTCGTAAAGCTGGATTTCATCTCGCTCGGTATTTTTGGCTCCGTGCTCTCGGGGCTTGCCGCGGGCGTGCTGATTGGCCAGTTTACCGAATACTACACTTCTGATGCTTACAAGCCCACCCGCGGGATTGCGGGGCAGGCCAAGCTCGGAGCCGCGACGACGATTATCGATGGCATTTCCGTGGGCATGTTCTCGACGGGGCTGCCCGTGGTGACGATTGTCATCGGCATCATTGCCGCGTTCGGCTGTGCGGGCGGCTTCCAGAACATGGCCATGGGCCTTTACGGCGTCGGTTTCGCCGCAGTCGGTATGCTCAGTACGCTGGGCATCACGCTGGCCACGGATGCGTTCGGCCCGATTGCCGATAATGCTGGCGGCAATGCCGAAATGGCCGGGCTCGACGAGAAGGTGCGTGCGCGTACCGACGAACTCGACCAGCTCGGGAATACGACGGCAGCGACGGGTAAGGGCTTTGCTATCGGCTCTGCCGCCTTGACCGCGATGGCTCTGCTTGCGTCTTACGTGGAAGAAATCAAGATCTGGATTGGCCACCTCGCGTCTTCCGCCGAAGGCGTATGGCGCGTGGGGAGCGTTGCGTTCGTGAACCATGCTGACGACCTCTTGAAGGTTGTCGGGAATGTCCCCGGCGTGAAGCTTTTGGATGAGGGAACCCGCGCCATTTCGGCCAACGGCGACCTGATAGGCATGGTGGCGAGCCGCGTCAACTACACGGACTTCATGCATGTGTACAACCTGAACCTCATGAACCCGATGCTGCTTGGCGGTCTCTTTATCGGTGCGATGATGGGATTCATCTTCTGCGCGCTGACGATCAAGGCAGTGGGCCGCGCCGCGAGCGCGATGGTGGAAGAAGTTCGCCGCCAGTTCCGCGAAATTCCGGGCATCATGGAAGGCACGGGCCAGCCCGATTACGCCCGTTGCGTCGAAATCTCGACTGTCGGTGCGCAGCGCGAGATGGTGCTCCCGTCGTTGATTGCCGTGGTTGTCCCTGTGGTTGTTGGTTTGTTCATGGGCGTTGCGGGCGTGTTCGGCTTGCTTGTCGGCGGTCTTGCCAGCGGCTTTGCACTTGCGACGATGCTCAACAATGCCGGCGGAGCGTGGGACAATGCGAAGAAGTTTGTCGAAAAGGGCAACTATGGTGGCAAGGGCTCAGAGACGCACAAGTCCGCCGTCGTGGGCGATACCGTGGGTGATCCGTTCAAGGATACCGCGGGCCCCTCGCTGAACATCCTCATCAAGCTCATGACCATGGTGAGCGTGGTTTTTGCCGGCGTTATCGCGCGTTTCGGCGGTTTCCTGTTCTAA